In one window of Hymenobacter nivis DNA:
- the prfA gene encoding peptide chain release factor 1 gives MLDKLEAIRLRYNDVSEELMQPDVMSDLKRYKSLNKEYKDLGKIVVEYRNYQQVLSNIENARQVISTEKDEDFREMAKAELDELGPEQDRLEAAIKNLLIPKDPNDSKDVIMEIRAGAGGDEAALFAGDLQRMYLRFAEKQGWKMELVDAMEGTAGGYKEIILAVKGEDVYGKLKFESGVHRVQRVPATETQGRIHTSVASVVVMPEAEEFDIDLDMNDIRKDLFMSSGPGGQSVNTTYSAVRLTHLPTGLVAQCQDQKSQLKNFDKALQVLRSRIFEIELAKKNEAEGAIRKSMIGSGDRSDKVRTYNYPQGRVTDHRIGYTVHNLPSVMDGNVDDFVENLRIAESAERLKVGVS, from the coding sequence ATGCTGGACAAATTAGAAGCCATCCGCCTGCGGTACAACGACGTGAGCGAAGAGCTGATGCAGCCCGACGTGATGTCGGACCTAAAGCGCTACAAGTCGTTAAACAAAGAATATAAAGACTTGGGCAAAATCGTGGTGGAGTACCGCAACTACCAGCAGGTGCTCAGTAACATAGAAAACGCCCGGCAGGTCATTTCGACCGAAAAAGACGAGGACTTCCGCGAAATGGCCAAGGCCGAACTCGACGAGCTCGGACCGGAGCAGGACCGCCTGGAGGCCGCCATCAAGAACTTGTTGATCCCCAAGGACCCCAATGACTCGAAGGACGTCATTATGGAAATCCGGGCTGGGGCCGGCGGCGACGAGGCTGCCCTTTTCGCCGGCGACTTGCAGCGCATGTACCTGCGCTTTGCCGAAAAGCAGGGCTGGAAAATGGAATTGGTGGACGCCATGGAGGGCACGGCCGGCGGTTACAAGGAAATTATCCTGGCCGTGAAGGGCGAGGACGTGTACGGCAAGCTCAAATTTGAGAGCGGCGTGCACCGCGTACAGCGCGTGCCGGCCACCGAAACCCAGGGCCGAATCCACACCAGCGTGGCCTCGGTGGTGGTGATGCCGGAAGCCGAAGAGTTCGACATCGATCTGGATATGAATGATATCCGCAAGGACCTCTTCATGTCGAGTGGCCCCGGCGGCCAGTCGGTGAACACGACCTACTCGGCCGTGCGTCTCACCCACCTCCCCACCGGCCTCGTGGCCCAGTGCCAGGACCAGAAATCGCAGCTCAAGAACTTCGACAAGGCCCTGCAAGTGCTGCGCTCGCGCATTTTCGAGATTGAGCTGGCCAAGAAGAACGAAGCCGAGGGTGCCATCCGCAAGAGCATGATTGGTAGCGGCGACCGCAGCGACAAGGTGCGCACCTATAACTACCCCCAGGGTCGCGTCACAGACCACCGCATCGGCTACACCGTGCACAACCTGCCCAGCGTAATGGACGGCAACGTGGACGATTTCGTGGAAAACCTGCGCATCGCCGAAAGCGCCGAACGCCTGAAAGTAGGCGTGTCGTAG